A stretch of Hydractinia symbiolongicarpus strain clone_291-10 chromosome 9, HSymV2.1, whole genome shotgun sequence DNA encodes these proteins:
- the LOC130656782 gene encoding uncharacterized protein LOC130656782 — MLLTRILLSKAGWRPRSLSTPGRQWIGKNRRYRHITKGMRKTQRNRIALAEKVEQMIEFPYLTLEEDNILFREEQNEMERQRLKYQKRILGYDVFGLGLGKPSFLDHLMVSDTRRYKANDEID, encoded by the exons ATGCTTTTAACACGAATACTTCTAAGCAAGGCTGGATGGAGACCAAGAAGTCTATCTACTCCTGGAAGACAATGGAttgg aaagaatCGTCGTTATAGACACATAACAAAAGGCATGAGAAAAACTCAACGAAACAGAATAGCGTTAGCTGAAAAAGTTGAGCAAATGATCGAATTTCCTTACTTAACTCTG GAGGAAGATAACATCTTATTCAGAGAGGAACAGAATGAAATGGAGAGGCAAAGGTTAAAGTATCAGAAACGCATTTTAGGTTATGATGTGTTTGGTTTAGGACTTGGTAAACCGAGTTTTCTTGATCACTTGATGGTATCAGATACGCGGAGATATAAAGCGAACGACGAAATAGATTAA